From Trichoderma atroviride chromosome 1, complete sequence, one genomic window encodes:
- a CDS encoding uncharacterized protein (SECRETED:SignalP(1-17)) — MSLALALAASSISSSQTEPPRQNVPVGPGVDEARPDEANGQEGIVGEPVANIDGEREPVANIVGEPIANTDGEPIGNIDGEPVDDIDGEPFEDSSTDDE; from the coding sequence ATGTCTTTGGCTCTTGCGTTGGCCGCCTCTTCAATTTCGAGTTCCCAAACAGAACCCCCCAGACAGAATGTTCCAGTTGGCCCCGGAGTTGATGAAGCCAGACCCGAcgaggccaatggccaggAGGGCATTGTCGGCGAGCCAGTTGCCAACATTGACGGCGAGCGCGAGCCAGTTGCCAACATTGTCGGCGAGCCAATTGCCAACACTGATGGCGAGCCCATTGGCAACATTGATGGTGAGCCCGTTGACGACATTGACGGTGAGCCCTTTGAAGATTCGTCCACGGACG